A genomic segment from Deltaproteobacteria bacterium encodes:
- the thiL gene encoding thiamine-phosphate kinase, which yields MAALARRLAARRADRRVLLGPGDDAAAIRPGRRPLLFTADALVENVHFRAGWAAPAALGRRAWAVNASDLAAMGGVPRFALLALEAPPALRAADLDALVRGFVAAARRDGARLVGGNLAAGPHLAITAAVIGEAPGAMVTRAGARPGDELYVTGALGAAGLAVRRLTAGAAARLPDPPRRVRAGRLLARVASAMIDVSDGLLQDAGQLCRASRVGAEIDLGRLPIAGACRRALGRGAAAFAARAGEDYELLVAVPPAREAALRRVAPRLGCPLTPVGRLLAGRPVVRVRGLDGRVARIGRGGFDHFRR from the coding sequence ATCGCGGCGCTCGCGCGGCGGCTGGCCGCTCGGAGGGCCGACCGCCGCGTCCTGCTCGGTCCGGGCGACGACGCCGCGGCGATCCGTCCCGGACGCCGGCCGCTCCTCTTCACCGCCGACGCGCTGGTCGAGAACGTCCACTTCCGCGCCGGCTGGGCGGCGCCCGCGGCCCTCGGACGCCGCGCCTGGGCGGTCAATGCCAGCGACCTGGCGGCGATGGGCGGCGTGCCGCGCTTCGCGCTCCTCGCGCTGGAGGCGCCGCCGGCCCTGCGCGCCGCCGACCTGGACGCGCTGGTCCGGGGCTTCGTGGCGGCCGCCCGTCGCGACGGGGCCCGGCTGGTGGGCGGCAACCTCGCCGCCGGCCCGCACCTCGCGATCACGGCCGCCGTGATCGGCGAGGCGCCCGGCGCGATGGTGACGCGCGCCGGCGCCCGGCCCGGCGACGAGCTCTACGTGACCGGGGCTCTCGGCGCGGCGGGCCTCGCGGTGCGGCGGCTCACCGCGGGCGCCGCCGCTCGACTGCCGGACCCGCCGCGGCGCGTGCGCGCGGGCCGCCTCCTCGCCCGGGTGGCGAGCGCCATGATCGACGTGAGCGACGGGCTCCTCCAGGACGCGGGGCAGCTCTGCCGTGCGAGCCGGGTCGGGGCGGAGATCGACCTCGGCCGGCTCCCGATCGCCGGCGCATGCCGGCGCGCCCTCGGCCGGGGTGCGGCCGCGTTCGCCGCGCGCGCCGGCGAGGACTACGAGCTGCTGGTCGCGGTGCCACCCGCGCGCGAGGCGGCGCTGCGCCGTGTCGCGCCGCGGCTCGGCTGCCCCCTCACGCCCGTCGGCCGCCTCCTCGCCGGCCGTCCCGTGGTGCGCGTGCGCGGCCTGGACGGCCGCGTCGCGCGCATCGGGCGCGGCGGCTTCGACCACTTCCGGCGATGA
- the recO gene encoding DNA repair protein RecO, with product MGHRKGRCRRRPVPRELATSALVLRTRSYGESDRIVTLITEQHGKVTGIAKGAKNSRRRFAGTLEPFVLIRAVFRQRATSDLVFLLRCELVGTLRAFTRDLDRFAAGSYVLELTDRMVFGRESGREVYGLGLDALTLLDAGAPADPVLRAFELHLLAASGYAPALDRCRACGRAADGEDPRYLALERGGLVCRRCVRAGEPVRPVAAATARELGRLARSPLAEAAARTDAAILREAAAVTEQLVAAVTSGPVHSLDLLGRTRVDSPEGVR from the coding sequence GTGGGGCATAGGAAAGGAAGATGTCGGCGCCGCCCCGTGCCTCGTGAGCTCGCGACCTCCGCGCTCGTGCTCCGTACCCGCTCCTACGGCGAGTCGGACCGCATCGTCACCCTCATCACCGAGCAGCATGGGAAGGTCACCGGGATCGCCAAGGGAGCGAAGAACTCGCGGCGCCGGTTCGCGGGCACGCTCGAGCCCTTCGTCCTGATCCGCGCCGTCTTCCGGCAGCGCGCGACTTCCGACCTGGTCTTCCTGCTGCGCTGCGAGCTGGTGGGCACACTGCGCGCCTTCACCCGCGACCTCGACCGCTTCGCCGCCGGCAGCTACGTCCTCGAGCTGACCGATCGCATGGTCTTCGGCCGCGAGTCGGGACGCGAGGTCTACGGCCTCGGGCTCGACGCGCTCACCCTGCTCGACGCGGGCGCACCCGCGGACCCCGTGCTGCGCGCCTTCGAGCTGCACCTCCTCGCGGCGAGCGGCTACGCGCCGGCGCTGGATCGCTGCCGCGCGTGCGGCCGCGCCGCCGACGGCGAGGACCCTCGTTACCTCGCCCTCGAGCGCGGCGGGCTCGTGTGCCGGAGGTGCGTGCGCGCGGGGGAGCCGGTCCGGCCGGTCGCGGCTGCAACGGCCCGCGAGCTCGGGCGGCTCGCCCGGAGCCCGCTCGCCGAGGCCGCCGCCCGCACCGACGCGGCCATCCTGCGCGAGGCGGCGGCGGTCACCGAGCAGCTGGTCGCCGCCGTCACCAGCGGACCGGTGCACTCGCTCGACCTCCTCGGCCGAACCCGCGTTGATTCCCCCGAGGGGGTTCGCTAG
- a CDS encoding HlyC/CorC family transporter, translating into MTSFVLALALVPLLALRALAATAEVMLATASASPPRRWMPPDAILAAAAGATAHLAGAASVGIVATLVWRSAGRAWVVPAVALMAPAELILSDLVPRGLAADGAARHRSLLEPLAGALAVVLAPLLAVEHGLGRMLGRPDPALAALRQLGTWLAARPARGPLEVSEAGLVARIARFTAKTARDVLVAHVDVCAVPDTASVAEVVALVQERGFSRLPVFHERMFNTIGVVSSLDLLGVMDPHLPVTAVMREPLFVPESKPLPELLSTLQAEGRNLALVVDEYGGFVGLVTVEDVVEEIVGEIQDEYDLPQEHVRRVAPGVFVVNARAAVSEVNERFGWNLPQGDYETLGGLVLERLGRVPKPGDGVQAGRVHIEVTRSSARAVQELRVRERRSG; encoded by the coding sequence GTGACCTCGTTCGTGCTGGCCCTCGCCCTGGTCCCGCTCCTGGCGCTTCGTGCGCTCGCGGCGACGGCCGAGGTGATGCTCGCGACCGCGTCCGCATCGCCCCCCCGGCGCTGGATGCCGCCCGACGCGATCCTCGCCGCCGCGGCGGGCGCCACCGCGCACCTGGCCGGCGCGGCGAGCGTCGGCATCGTTGCCACCCTCGTCTGGCGCTCCGCCGGGCGCGCCTGGGTCGTTCCGGCGGTCGCGCTGATGGCGCCCGCGGAGCTCATCCTCTCGGACCTCGTGCCGCGCGGCCTCGCGGCGGACGGTGCCGCCCGCCACCGCTCGCTCCTCGAGCCCCTCGCGGGGGCGCTCGCGGTCGTGCTCGCCCCGCTGCTCGCCGTCGAGCATGGGCTGGGTCGCATGCTCGGCCGGCCCGATCCGGCGCTCGCGGCCCTCCGCCAGCTCGGGACGTGGCTCGCCGCGCGCCCCGCGCGGGGTCCGCTCGAGGTCTCGGAGGCCGGCCTGGTCGCCCGCATCGCGCGCTTCACGGCCAAGACCGCGCGCGACGTGTTGGTGGCGCACGTCGACGTGTGTGCCGTGCCCGACACCGCCTCGGTGGCCGAGGTCGTCGCCCTGGTGCAGGAGCGAGGCTTCTCGCGCCTGCCGGTCTTCCACGAGCGCATGTTCAACACCATCGGCGTGGTGTCGAGCCTGGATCTGCTCGGGGTGATGGACCCGCACCTGCCCGTGACCGCCGTGATGCGCGAGCCGCTCTTCGTGCCCGAGTCGAAGCCGCTCCCGGAGCTGCTCTCGACCCTGCAGGCCGAGGGGCGGAATCTCGCGCTCGTGGTCGACGAGTACGGCGGCTTCGTCGGCCTGGTCACCGTCGAGGACGTCGTCGAGGAGATTGTGGGCGAGATCCAGGACGAATATGATCTGCCGCAGGAGCACGTGCGGCGCGTCGCCCCGGGGGTCTTCGTGGTGAACGCGCGCGCGGCGGTGTCCGAGGTGAACGAGCGCTTTGGCTGGAACCTGCCGCAGGGCGACTACGAGACGCTCGGTGGCCTCGTCCTCGAGCGGCTCGGGCGCGTGCCGAAGCCGGGGGACGGCGTGCAGGCCGGGCGCGTGCACATCGAGGTGACGCGTTCGAGCGCGCGCGCCGTGCAGGAGCTG
- the dnaJ gene encoding molecular chaperone DnaJ has translation MKRDYYEVLGVSRAAREDDLKKAYRKLALKYHPDRNPEDRQRSEERFKEISEAYQVLSDPERRSLYDRFGHAAFEQGVPGGAGFGFGGNFEDIIGDLFGDFFGTGRTRGGRGRARRGQDLRYDLEVSFQEAAFGCEKTIAVPRLSTCDTCHGRGARPGTSPRTCPQCQGSGQVRFQQGFFSIAKTCGHCNGQGTIIAQPCASCGGSGVQRRTHQLNIKIPPGVDSGSRLKLRGEGEAGANAGTPGDLYVVLSVREHPLFAREGSDVVCEVPLSFAQAALGAEIDVPTLDGPARVKIPAGTQSGHVFRLKGHGIPDLNGYGRGDEIIRVVVETPRKLSPRQRELLEEFARLSGEEVHPLSKSFLEKVKSMLG, from the coding sequence ATGAAGCGCGACTACTACGAGGTTCTCGGCGTGTCTCGCGCTGCGCGCGAGGACGATCTCAAGAAAGCTTACCGGAAGCTCGCCCTCAAGTACCACCCCGACCGCAATCCCGAGGACCGCCAGCGATCCGAGGAACGCTTCAAGGAGATCTCGGAGGCCTATCAGGTGCTCTCCGACCCGGAGCGGCGGAGCCTCTACGACCGCTTCGGGCACGCCGCCTTCGAGCAGGGCGTGCCGGGGGGCGCGGGCTTCGGTTTCGGCGGCAACTTCGAGGACATCATCGGCGACCTGTTCGGGGACTTCTTCGGCACGGGCCGGACGCGCGGCGGGCGTGGCCGGGCGCGGCGCGGGCAGGATCTCCGCTACGACCTCGAGGTCAGCTTCCAGGAAGCGGCCTTCGGATGCGAGAAGACGATCGCGGTGCCGCGCCTCTCGACCTGCGACACGTGCCACGGGCGCGGCGCCAGGCCGGGGACCTCGCCGCGCACCTGTCCGCAGTGCCAGGGCTCGGGGCAGGTCCGCTTCCAGCAGGGCTTCTTCTCGATCGCCAAGACGTGCGGCCACTGCAACGGGCAGGGCACGATCATCGCGCAGCCGTGTGCGAGCTGCGGGGGCTCCGGCGTGCAGCGGCGGACGCACCAGCTCAACATCAAGATTCCCCCCGGCGTCGACTCGGGCTCGCGGCTCAAGCTGCGAGGCGAGGGCGAGGCCGGGGCGAACGCCGGCACGCCCGGCGACCTCTACGTCGTGCTCAGCGTGCGTGAGCATCCGCTCTTCGCGCGCGAGGGGAGCGACGTCGTGTGCGAGGTGCCGCTCAGCTTCGCGCAGGCCGCCCTGGGGGCGGAGATCGACGTGCCCACGCTCGACGGCCCGGCCCGCGTCAAGATCCCCGCCGGCACGCAGTCGGGCCACGTCTTCAGGCTGAAGGGACACGGCATCCCCGACCTGAACGGCTACGGCCGTGGAGACGAGATCATCCGCGTCGTCGTCGAGACGCCGCGCAAGCTCTCGCCCCGGCAGCGGGAGCTGCTCGAGGAATTCGCCCGCCTCTCGGGCGAGGAGGTGCACCCCCTGTCCAAGAGCTTCCTCGAGAAGGTGAAGTCGATGCTCGGGTAG
- the dnaK gene encoding molecular chaperone DnaK, protein MAKVIGIDLGTTNSCVSIMEAGDPVVITNAEGSRITPSVVAFTDSGERLAGQIARRQAITNPENTVFAIKRLIGRRYEDPEVQKAMKVLPYKMVRADNGDAWVEVRGKKYSPAEISAFILQKMKQTAEDHLGEKVTDAVVTVPAYFNDSQRQATKDAGKIAGLNVLRIINEPTAASLAYGLDKKKDEKIAVFDLGGGTFDISILEIGEGVFEVKATNGDTFLGGEDFDQRVMDYLADEFRKDQGIDLRKDRMALQRLKEAAEKAKCELSTAMETDINLPFVTADQSGPKHLNMKLTRAKLEALCADLLDRLEQPCITALKDAGLSTRDIDEVVLVGGMTRMPAVQARVKKLFGKEPHRGVNPDEVVAVGAGIQGAVLKGEVKDVLLLDVTPLSLGIETLGGVFTKLIEKNTTIPTRKSQVFSTAADNQSAVTIRVFQGERELAQDNKLLGQFDLVGIPPAPRGVPQVEVTFDIDANGIVHVNAKDLGTGKEQSIQITASSGLAKEEVERMVKEAALHAEEDRKKRELVDARNQLDGLAYQTEKTLGEHGATLDAATKGNIESALADAKKALESQDVGRIRGAADALARASHKLAEAMYAKASQAGKADEAPRGDGATPEGKGKDDVVEAEFEEVKE, encoded by the coding sequence ATGGCCAAGGTGATCGGAATCGACCTGGGGACCACGAACTCGTGCGTCTCCATCATGGAGGCGGGCGACCCCGTCGTGATCACGAACGCCGAGGGTAGCCGCATCACCCCCTCGGTGGTCGCCTTCACCGACAGCGGCGAGCGCCTGGCGGGTCAGATCGCCCGCCGGCAGGCGATCACGAACCCCGAGAACACGGTGTTCGCGATCAAGCGCCTGATCGGCCGCCGGTACGAGGATCCGGAGGTCCAGAAGGCGATGAAGGTCCTGCCCTACAAGATGGTGCGGGCGGACAACGGCGACGCCTGGGTCGAGGTGCGCGGCAAGAAGTACAGCCCGGCCGAGATCTCCGCCTTCATCCTCCAGAAGATGAAGCAGACCGCCGAGGACCACCTGGGCGAGAAGGTGACCGATGCGGTCGTCACCGTGCCCGCCTACTTCAACGACAGCCAGCGCCAGGCGACCAAGGACGCGGGCAAGATCGCGGGCCTGAACGTGCTCCGCATCATCAACGAGCCGACCGCGGCCTCGCTCGCCTACGGGCTCGACAAGAAGAAGGACGAGAAGATCGCCGTCTTCGACCTGGGCGGCGGCACCTTCGACATCTCGATCCTCGAGATCGGCGAGGGGGTCTTCGAGGTGAAGGCAACCAACGGCGACACGTTTCTGGGCGGCGAGGATTTCGACCAGCGCGTGATGGACTACCTGGCGGACGAGTTCCGCAAGGACCAGGGGATCGACCTGCGCAAGGACCGCATGGCCCTCCAGCGCCTGAAGGAGGCGGCGGAGAAGGCCAAGTGCGAGCTCTCGACCGCGATGGAGACCGACATCAACCTGCCCTTCGTGACCGCCGACCAGAGCGGGCCGAAGCACCTCAACATGAAGCTCACGCGCGCCAAGCTCGAGGCGCTGTGCGCGGACTTGCTCGACCGCCTCGAGCAGCCGTGTATCACCGCGCTCAAGGACGCCGGCCTCTCCACCCGGGACATCGACGAGGTGGTGCTGGTGGGCGGCATGACGCGGATGCCAGCCGTCCAGGCGCGCGTCAAGAAGCTCTTCGGCAAGGAGCCGCACCGGGGCGTCAACCCCGACGAGGTGGTGGCGGTCGGCGCCGGCATCCAGGGCGCGGTGCTGAAGGGCGAGGTGAAGGACGTCCTCCTCCTCGACGTGACCCCGCTCTCGCTCGGCATCGAGACCCTGGGCGGCGTGTTCACCAAGCTGATCGAGAAGAACACCACCATCCCCACGCGCAAGAGCCAGGTCTTCTCGACCGCGGCCGACAATCAGTCGGCGGTCACCATCCGCGTCTTCCAGGGCGAGCGCGAGTTGGCCCAGGACAACAAGCTCCTCGGCCAGTTCGACCTGGTCGGCATCCCGCCTGCGCCCCGCGGCGTCCCGCAGGTCGAAGTCACGTTCGACATCGACGCGAACGGCATCGTGCACGTGAACGCGAAGGACCTGGGCACGGGGAAGGAGCAGTCGATCCAGATCACGGCCTCGAGCGGCCTCGCCAAGGAGGAGGTCGAGCGCATGGTCAAGGAGGCCGCGCTCCACGCCGAGGAGGATCGGAAGAAGCGGGAGCTGGTCGACGCGCGCAACCAGCTCGACGGCCTCGCCTACCAGACCGAGAAGACGCTCGGCGAGCACGGCGCGACGCTGGACGCCGCCACCAAGGGCAACATCGAGAGCGCGCTCGCCGACGCCAAGAAGGCGCTCGAGTCGCAGGACGTCGGGCGCATCCGCGGCGCCGCGGATGCGCTCGCGCGCGCCTCACACAAGCTGGCCGAGGCGATGTACGCGAAGGCGTCGCAGGCGGGCAAGGCGGACGAGGCGCCCCGGGGCGACGGCGCGACCCCAGAAGGAAAGGGCAAGGACGACGTGGTCGAGGCGGAGTTCGAGGAGGTGAAGGAGTAA
- a CDS encoding CBS domain-containing protein: MTLPLVAVALLASLGVLVALLAPHAPRLLRHGTLPPRPRRVWLTLLVAREIGTAGAATAAAWLALAAPRPLPAWAAAALAGAAAFLVAEGLAPALGLLLPDASADRVAELASRLLAVLRRPLERPAVVLASWLAGEGGLAPASVLRFVADGQVEEGEEEALDGRGRQLLARVRALGQRPVRAVMTPRVRVVALPVDVGGPALLAALREQRFSRVPVYRGERDNVVGVLYAKDLLGRDVSAPGFRLEPFLRPPAFVPLGMRAGDVFGELRRRKVHLALVVDEYGGIAGLVTMEDLLEELFGEIRDEYDEAEAT, translated from the coding sequence ATGACCCTCCCGCTCGTGGCGGTGGCCCTCCTCGCCTCGCTGGGCGTGCTGGTCGCGCTGCTCGCGCCGCACGCGCCCCGGCTGCTGCGGCATGGGACCCTTCCGCCACGGCCGCGCCGCGTCTGGCTGACGCTCCTCGTGGCGCGCGAGATCGGCACCGCCGGCGCGGCGACGGCGGCTGCCTGGCTCGCGCTCGCCGCGCCCCGCCCGCTCCCGGCGTGGGCGGCCGCCGCGCTGGCGGGCGCCGCGGCGTTCCTGGTCGCCGAGGGCCTGGCGCCGGCGCTCGGTCTCCTCCTGCCGGACGCGAGCGCCGATCGGGTGGCCGAGCTCGCGAGCCGGCTCCTCGCCGTGCTGCGCCGCCCGCTCGAGCGCCCGGCGGTCGTGCTCGCGAGCTGGCTTGCCGGCGAGGGCGGCCTCGCGCCCGCGAGCGTGCTCCGCTTCGTCGCCGACGGGCAGGTGGAGGAGGGCGAGGAGGAGGCGCTCGACGGACGCGGGCGCCAGCTCCTCGCGCGCGTACGGGCGCTGGGGCAGCGGCCCGTGCGCGCCGTGATGACGCCGCGGGTGCGCGTCGTAGCGCTCCCGGTCGACGTCGGCGGCCCGGCGCTCCTCGCCGCGCTGCGCGAGCAGCGCTTCTCGCGTGTGCCGGTGTACCGCGGCGAGCGCGACAACGTCGTCGGCGTGCTCTACGCGAAGGACCTCCTCGGCCGCGACGTGAGCGCGCCCGGCTTCCGCCTGGAGCCGTTCCTGCGCCCGCCCGCCTTCGTGCCGCTCGGGATGCGCGCGGGCGACGTGTTCGGCGAGCTGCGCCGTCGCAAGGTCCACCTCGCGCTGGTAGTCGACGAGTACGGCGGCATCGCCGGCCTGGTCACCATGGAGGACCTGCTCGAGGAGCTGTTCGGCGAGATCCGCGACGAGTACGACGAGGCGGAAGCGACGTGA
- the grpE gene encoding nucleotide exchange factor GrpE encodes MRRMVDDGETKGNAPQSAPEAGEELAARLAALEAELEKAREEARQSHERWLRERADLENLKKRAARERAETMKFANESVLRDLLPILDNLERAVAHAESGGDGQPLVEGVALVLKSLRDVLERHGVTRIEAKGTPFDPAQHEAMAHVESTEHEPNSVIEEHQPGYRLKERLLRPALVSVAKAPDPNLARDKDRD; translated from the coding sequence ATGCGTCGCATGGTGGACGACGGCGAGACGAAGGGGAACGCTCCGCAGAGCGCGCCCGAAGCGGGCGAGGAGCTCGCAGCGCGCCTCGCGGCCCTCGAGGCCGAGCTCGAGAAGGCGCGCGAGGAGGCGCGGCAGAGCCACGAGCGCTGGCTGCGCGAGCGCGCGGACCTGGAGAACCTGAAGAAGCGCGCCGCGCGCGAGCGCGCCGAGACCATGAAGTTCGCCAACGAGAGCGTGCTCAGGGACCTGCTCCCGATCCTCGACAACCTGGAGCGCGCCGTCGCGCACGCGGAGAGCGGGGGCGACGGGCAGCCCCTGGTCGAAGGCGTCGCACTGGTCCTCAAGTCCCTGCGCGACGTCCTCGAGCGGCACGGCGTGACGCGGATCGAGGCGAAGGGGACGCCCTTCGATCCCGCGCAGCACGAGGCGATGGCGCACGTGGAGAGCACCGAGCACGAGCCGAACTCGGTGATCGAGGAGCACCAGCCGGGCTACCGCCTGAAGGAGCGCCTGCTCCGCCCCGCGCTGGTGAGCGTGGCCAAGGCGCCCGACCCCAACCTTGCCAGGGACAAAGACCGTGATTAA